From Phenylobacterium montanum, the proteins below share one genomic window:
- a CDS encoding 50S ribosomal protein L23 codes for MATARHYDTVLAPVITEKSTMLSEQNKVVFRVAKDATKDEIAAAVEELFKVTVTKVNTLVVKGKTKRFRGLKGRRSDVKKAIVTLAEGQSIDITTGL; via the coding sequence ATGGCCACCGCCCGTCACTACGACACGGTGCTCGCGCCGGTCATCACCGAAAAGTCGACCATGCTCTCCGAGCAGAACAAGGTCGTGTTCCGCGTCGCCAAGGACGCCACCAAGGACGAGATCGCCGCGGCGGTCGAAGAGCTGTTCAAGGTCACGGTCACCAAGGTCAATACCCTGGTGGTCAAGGGCAAGACCAAGCGCTTCCGCGGCCTGAAGGGCCGTCGTTCGGATGTCAAAAAAGCCATCGTGACCCTGGCCGAAGGCCAGTCGATCGACATTACGACGGGGCTCTGA
- the rplB gene encoding 50S ribosomal protein L2: MALKTFNPTSPGRRSLVLVDRSELHKGRPEKSLTEGLTKTGGRGGGGRVAVRFRGGGAKKLYRIVDFKRRKFDVPATVQRLEYDPNRTAFIALIKYADGELAYILAPQRLKVGDEIIAAEKVDVKPGNASPLRSLPIGTIIHNIELKPLKGGQMARSAGAYAQLVGRDAGYAQIRLGSGELRMVMDSCMATVGAVSNPDHMNESLGKAGRVRHKGRRPHVRGVAMNPVDHPHGGGEGRTSGGRHPVTPWGKPTKGRKTRTNKTTDKFIIRSRHVKKAR, from the coding sequence ATGGCCTTGAAGACCTTCAATCCGACTTCGCCGGGCCGTAGGTCCCTGGTGCTGGTCGACCGTTCCGAGCTGCACAAGGGCCGCCCGGAAAAGAGCCTGACCGAGGGCCTGACCAAGACCGGCGGTCGTGGCGGCGGCGGCCGGGTGGCCGTGCGCTTCCGTGGCGGCGGCGCGAAGAAGCTGTACCGCATCGTCGATTTCAAGCGTCGCAAGTTCGACGTGCCGGCGACCGTTCAGCGTCTCGAGTACGACCCGAACCGCACCGCTTTCATCGCCCTGATCAAGTACGCCGACGGCGAGCTGGCCTACATCCTGGCCCCGCAACGGCTGAAGGTCGGCGACGAGATCATCGCCGCCGAGAAGGTCGACGTGAAGCCGGGCAACGCCTCGCCGCTGCGCTCGCTGCCGATCGGCACGATCATCCACAACATCGAGCTGAAGCCCCTGAAGGGCGGCCAGATGGCCCGTTCTGCCGGGGCCTACGCCCAGCTGGTCGGCCGTGACGCCGGCTACGCCCAGATCCGCCTCGGCTCGGGCGAGCTGCGCATGGTGATGGACAGCTGCATGGCCACGGTCGGCGCCGTCTCGAACCCGGACCACATGAACGAAAGCCTGGGCAAGGCCGGCCGCGTCCGCCACAAGGGCCGTCGTCCTCACGTCCGCGGCGTCGCCATGAACCCGGTCGACCACCCGCACGGCGGCGGTGAAGGCCGCACCTCGGGCGGCCGCCATCCGGTGACCCCGTGGGGCAAGCCCACCAAGGGCCGCAAGACCCGCACCAACAAGACGACGGATAAGTTCATCATCCGCTCGCGTCACGTGAAGAAGGCTCGCTGA
- the rpsS gene encoding 30S ribosomal protein S19 encodes MTRSVWKGPFVDGYLLKKADAAQSSGRKDVIKTWSRRSTIMPQFVGLTFGVHNGQKHVPVLVSEDMVGMKFGEFAPTRYFPGHAADKKAKRK; translated from the coding sequence ATGACCCGTTCGGTTTGGAAAGGCCCCTTCGTCGACGGCTACCTTCTGAAGAAGGCGGACGCGGCGCAAAGCTCGGGCCGCAAGGACGTCATCAAGACCTGGTCGCGCCGTTCGACCATCATGCCGCAATTCGTCGGCCTGACCTTCGGCGTGCACAACGGCCAGAAGCACGTTCCCGTGCTGGTCAGCGAAGACATGGTGGGCATGAAGTTCGGCGAGTTCGCGCCGACCCGCTATTTCCCCGGTCACGCCGCCGACAAGAAGGCCAAGAGGAAGTAG
- the rplV gene encoding 50S ribosomal protein L22: protein MGQKSQERRLKPTEAKAKVSNLRTGLRKLNLVAQSIRGLKVQHALNELEFSHKRIAKDVRKALYSAISNAENNHGLDIDQLVVAEAYVGKNLVMKRFASRARGRSSRIEKPFSEITIVVRELGEAA from the coding sequence ATGGGCCAGAAGTCTCAAGAACGTCGGCTGAAGCCGACCGAAGCCAAGGCCAAGGTGTCGAACCTCCGCACCGGCCTGCGCAAGCTGAACCTGGTGGCCCAGTCGATCCGCGGCCTGAAGGTGCAGCATGCGCTGAACGAGCTGGAGTTCAGCCACAAGCGCATCGCCAAGGACGTCCGCAAGGCGCTCTATTCGGCGATCTCCAACGCCGAAAACAACCATGGCCTGGACATCGACCAGCTGGTCGTGGCCGAGGCCTATGTCGGCAAGAACCTGGTGATGAAGCGGTTCGCCTCGCGCGCTCGCGGCCGCTCTTCGCGTATCGAAAAGCCCTTCTCGGAGATCACCATCGTGGTCCGTGAACTTGGTGAGGCCGCCTGA
- the rpsC gene encoding 30S ribosomal protein S3, with the protein MGQKVNPVGLRLGINRTWDSRWFADGEEYGKLLHDDLKVRKELKKRLGQAGVSRIIIERPHKKCRVTIYAARPGVIIGKKGADIEKLRKDLSAMTDGEVHLNIVEVRKPETDAQLVAENIAQQLERRIAFRRAMKRSIQSTMRLGAKGVRINVSGRLGGAEIARMEWYREGRVPLHTLRADIDYGFAEAKTTYGIIGVKTWIFKGEVLEHDPMAQDKRLATESGPAGEGGGRDRDRDRGDRGDRGDRGGRRDRGA; encoded by the coding sequence ATGGGTCAGAAAGTCAATCCGGTCGGCTTGCGCCTCGGCATCAACCGTACCTGGGACAGCCGCTGGTTCGCCGACGGCGAAGAATACGGCAAGCTGCTGCACGACGACCTTAAGGTCCGCAAGGAGCTGAAGAAGCGCCTGGGCCAGGCCGGCGTCTCGCGCATCATCATCGAGCGGCCGCATAAGAAGTGCCGCGTGACCATCTATGCCGCGCGCCCCGGCGTGATCATCGGCAAGAAGGGCGCGGACATCGAAAAGCTGCGCAAGGACCTGTCGGCCATGACCGACGGCGAGGTGCACCTGAACATCGTCGAAGTGCGCAAGCCCGAGACCGACGCCCAGCTGGTGGCCGAGAACATCGCCCAGCAGCTCGAGCGCCGCATCGCCTTCCGCCGCGCCATGAAGCGCTCGATCCAGTCGACCATGCGCCTCGGCGCCAAGGGCGTGCGGATCAACGTTTCGGGCCGCCTGGGCGGCGCAGAAATCGCGCGGATGGAGTGGTATCGCGAAGGCCGCGTGCCGCTGCACACCCTGCGCGCCGACATCGACTACGGCTTCGCTGAAGCCAAGACCACCTACGGCATCATCGGCGTGAAGACCTGGATCTTCAAAGGCGAGGTGCTGGAGCACGACCCGATGGCCCAGGACAAGCGCCTGGCCACCGAATCCGGCCCGGCCGGCGAAGGCGGCGGACGCGATCGCGACCGCGACCGGGGTGATCGTGGCGACCGCGGTGATCGCGGCGGCCGTCGTGACCGCGGAGCTTAA
- the rplP gene encoding 50S ribosomal protein L16, with amino-acid sequence MLSPKKTKYRKQFKGRIHGMTKGGASLNFGSHGLKAVEPERITARQIEAARRAITRQMKRQGRVWIRIFPDVPVTDKPAEVRMGKGKGAVEYWAARVAPGRIMFEIDGVADDIAREALRLGAAKLPIKTRVVTRIDAGVEHA; translated from the coding sequence ATGCTGTCACCGAAAAAGACCAAGTACCGCAAGCAGTTCAAGGGCCGCATCCACGGGATGACCAAGGGCGGCGCCTCGCTGAACTTCGGCTCGCACGGGCTGAAGGCGGTCGAGCCGGAACGCATCACCGCGCGCCAGATCGAAGCGGCCCGCCGCGCGATCACCCGCCAGATGAAGCGCCAGGGCCGGGTGTGGATCCGCATCTTCCCGGACGTGCCGGTCACCGACAAGCCGGCTGAAGTCCGCATGGGCAAGGGCAAGGGCGCGGTCGAGTACTGGGCGGCGCGCGTCGCTCCCGGCCGTATCATGTTCGAGATCGACGGCGTGGCCGACGACATCGCCCGTGAAGCCCTGCGCCTCGGCGCGGCCAAGCTGCCGATCAAGACCCGCGTCGTCACCCGCATCGACGCTGGTGTGGAGCACGCCTGA
- the rpmC gene encoding 50S ribosomal protein L29, whose amino-acid sequence MKIEDIRGLTTDQLGEELLKLKKEQFNLRFQAATGQMEKTHRVNEVRKDIARIKTVLRAKAAAA is encoded by the coding sequence ATGAAGATCGAAGACATCCGCGGTCTGACGACCGACCAGCTGGGCGAAGAGCTGCTGAAGCTGAAGAAGGAGCAGTTCAACCTGCGCTTCCAGGCGGCGACCGGCCAGATGGAGAAGACCCATCGCGTGAACGAGGTCCGCAAGGACATCGCCCGGATCAAGACGGTGCTGCGCGCCAAAGCCGCCGCGGCCTAA
- the rpsQ gene encoding 30S ribosomal protein S17: MPKRILEGVVVSDKGDKTVVVKVERTFLHPVLKKTIRQSKKYHAHDEGNTYKAGEIARIIECAPKSKLKTWEVLPKAAPASGQ, from the coding sequence ATGCCTAAGCGAATTCTCGAAGGTGTGGTCGTCTCCGACAAGGGCGACAAGACCGTGGTGGTGAAGGTCGAGCGGACCTTCCTGCACCCCGTGCTGAAGAAGACTATCCGCCAGTCCAAGAAGTACCATGCCCATGACGAGGGCAATACGTACAAGGCCGGCGAAATCGCTCGCATTATCGAGTGCGCGCCCAAATCCAAGCTGAAGACCTGGGAAGTCCTGCCAAAGGCTGCCCCGGCCTCCGGCCAATAG
- the rplN gene encoding 50S ribosomal protein L14 — protein sequence MIQMQTNLEVADNSGARRVMCIKVLGGAGRRYASVGDLIVVSVKEAIPRGRVKKGDVLRAIVVRTSQGIKRKDGSMIRFDRNAAVIVNKQSEPIGTRIFGPVPRELRAKNHMKIISLAPEVL from the coding sequence ATGATCCAGATGCAAACTAACCTGGAGGTCGCCGACAATTCGGGCGCTCGCCGGGTCATGTGCATCAAGGTGCTGGGCGGCGCCGGTCGGCGTTACGCCAGTGTCGGAGACCTGATCGTCGTATCGGTCAAGGAAGCGATCCCGCGCGGCCGGGTGAAGAAGGGCGACGTGCTCCGCGCGATCGTCGTTCGCACCAGCCAGGGCATCAAGCGCAAGGACGGGTCGATGATCCGTTTCGACCGCAACGCCGCGGTGATCGTCAACAAGCAGTCCGAGCCGATCGGCACGCGGATCTTTGGCCCGGTTCCCCGCGAACTGCGCGCCAAGAACCACATGAAGATCATCTCGCTCGCTCCCGAGGTGCTGTGA
- the rplX gene encoding 50S ribosomal protein L24 codes for MAAKIKKGDRVVVLAGKDKGRQGEVLQVMPKEDRLVVRGVNMVKRHTRPSQSDPQGGIKHKEAALHISNVAFVDPKSGEPTRVGFRMEGDKKVRFAKKSGEVIDG; via the coding sequence ATGGCCGCGAAGATCAAGAAGGGCGATCGCGTCGTCGTGCTCGCCGGCAAGGACAAGGGCCGTCAGGGCGAAGTGCTGCAGGTGATGCCGAAGGAAGACCGCCTGGTCGTTCGCGGCGTCAACATGGTCAAGCGCCATACCCGCCCGAGCCAGTCCGATCCGCAAGGCGGCATCAAGCACAAGGAAGCCGCCCTCCACATTTCGAACGTCGCCTTTGTCGACCCCAAGTCCGGTGAACCGACCCGCGTCGGTTTCCGCATGGAAGGGGACAAGAAGGTCCGTTTCGCCAAGAAGTCCGGCGAGGTCATCGATGGCTGA
- the rplE gene encoding 50S ribosomal protein L5, translating into MAEQAYEPRLKSDYRARIRAAMKDQFGYTNEMQIPKLDKIVVNMGIGEAVADSKKVNAAIKDLAAITGQKPVPTKARTSIAGFKLREGMVIGAKVTLRKDRMYEFLDRLITIALPRVKDFRGLKPTSFDGRGNYAMGLKEHIVFPEINYDEIDQMWGMDIIVCTTARTDNEARELLRAFQFPFTTN; encoded by the coding sequence ATGGCTGAGCAAGCTTATGAGCCCCGGCTGAAGTCCGACTATCGCGCCCGCATCCGCGCCGCGATGAAGGACCAGTTCGGCTACACCAACGAGATGCAGATCCCCAAGCTCGACAAGATCGTCGTGAACATGGGCATCGGCGAGGCCGTCGCGGACTCCAAGAAGGTCAATGCGGCGATCAAGGACCTGGCGGCGATCACCGGCCAAAAGCCGGTGCCGACCAAGGCGCGCACCTCCATCGCCGGCTTCAAGCTGCGCGAAGGCATGGTGATCGGCGCCAAGGTGACGCTGCGCAAGGACCGGATGTACGAGTTCCTCGACCGCCTGATCACCATCGCCCTGCCGCGGGTCAAGGACTTCCGCGGCCTGAAGCCGACCTCGTTCGACGGCCGTGGCAACTACGCCATGGGTCTGAAGGAGCACATCGTGTTCCCGGAGATCAATTACGACGAGATCGATCAGATGTGGGGGATGGATATCATCGTCTGCACCACGGCCCGCACCGACAACGAAGCGCGTGAGCTTCTGCGGGCTTTCCAATTCCCGTTCACGACGAACTGA
- the rpsN gene encoding 30S ribosomal protein S14: protein MAKKSAMNRNELVKKLVKQYAAKREALMAVANDQSLPLEERFEARLKLAKLPRNSSKTRIRNRCEVTGRPRAFYRKLKMSRIALRELGSQGQIPGLVKSSW, encoded by the coding sequence ATGGCCAAGAAAAGCGCGATGAACCGCAACGAGCTCGTCAAGAAGCTCGTCAAGCAATACGCCGCCAAGCGCGAAGCGCTGATGGCGGTCGCCAACGACCAGAGCCTGCCGCTCGAAGAACGCTTCGAAGCCCGGCTCAAGCTGGCGAAGCTGCCGCGTAACTCGTCGAAGACCCGCATCCGGAACCGCTGCGAAGTGACCGGCCGCCCGCGGGCCTTCTATCGTAAGCTGAAGATGTCGCGTATCGCGCTCCGCGAGCTGGGCTCGCAGGGGCAGATCCCCGGCCTCGTCAAGTCGAGCTGGTGA
- the rpsH gene encoding 30S ribosomal protein S8, whose translation MAVNDPIGDMIARIKNAAMRKRSKVSTPASKLRQRVLDVLQDEGYIRGYSIVQKPGEFPEFEIELKYFDGEPVIAEISRVSKPGRRVYSSIKDLKPIKNGLGISILSTPKGVMSDTAARDANVGGEVLCRVY comes from the coding sequence ATGGCTGTGAACGATCCCATCGGCGACATGATCGCCCGTATCAAGAACGCTGCGATGCGCAAGCGCTCCAAGGTTTCGACGCCTGCGTCGAAGCTGCGCCAGCGCGTTTTGGACGTGCTGCAGGACGAAGGCTACATCCGTGGCTATTCGATCGTGCAGAAGCCCGGCGAATTCCCAGAGTTCGAAATCGAGCTCAAGTATTTCGACGGCGAGCCGGTGATCGCCGAGATCTCCCGCGTGTCCAAGCCGGGGCGCCGCGTCTATTCGTCGATCAAGGACCTGAAGCCGATCAAGAACGGCCTCGGGATCTCGATCCTGTCGACGCCCAAGGGCGTCATGTCCGACACTGCCGCCCGCGACGCCAACGTCGGCGGCGAAGTGCTCTGCCGCGTCTACTAA